The sequence AGGTGCTTCCTCGTTAACAATTTCACTTGACTATGGGTAAGTGGTTGAGATAGTGTTTTACAGCAATTTCGGCACCTTTAATATTCATATAAAAATCACCAAACCGGGAGGACGGGTTACTATGGACAAATGGACCTTTGGCTTCACGATGGTTGTTGTCGGAATGGGCGGTACCATATGTACCCTCATTGTTTTCAGTCTCATTATGTCTGCTCTCAAGAAGGTCTTTCCGTACAGGAAAGAAGAAGACAAATAAAGGGAGGATTGGGGCATGTTTGCTGATTCGGTAATGAGCGGTTTGAATGGACTTACGGCTGGTTTCGCGAACCTGCACTGGTCGCATCCCGTGATGATGATCATCGGCGGGCTGTTGCTGTACCTCGGCATCAAGAAGGACTGTGAGCCTCTGCTCCTGGTTCCCATCGGATTCGGCTGTATCCTCATCAATATTCCCCTGGCGGGACTCATGGACAAAGAGGGATTCCTGCGCATCATCTACGACGCGGGTGTCATCACGGAACTCTTTCCCCTCTTCATATTCATCGGCATAGGAGCCATGACGGACTTCGGGCCCGTTCTGGAAAACCCCTATACTTTCCTCCTGGGAGCGGCAGGCCAGTTCGGAATATTCATCACTCTCCTTCTCGCTCTCGCTCTCGGCTTTCCCTATAAGGATGCCGTGACCATCGGCATCATCGGCGCCTGTGACGGTCCCACCGTCATATATGTGGCCTCGCAGTACGCTCAACACCTGCTGGGGCCCGTGACAGTCGCGGCCTATTCATACATGGCCCTCGTGCCGGTCCTTCAGCCCCCCATCATGAGGATGCTGACGACGCAGAAGGAACGCACCACGGTCATGAAGAGCCACGCAAAAAGCGTCTCCAAGACGACGAAGATGCTCTTTCCCATCGTCATCACCATCGTTGGCGGTCTTATCGCCCCCAAGGGTCTCCCCCTTCTGGCGACGATCATGCTCGGCAATCTCATGAAGGAGTCGGGAGTCGTCAGCAGGTTGACGAGCGCGGCGGAGAACGAGATAGCCAATATCGTGACACTCCTCCTCGGCATATCCATCGGCGCCACCATGAGCGGGCCGGTCTTTGTGCAGCCCAAGACCCTCATCATCCTTATCCTCGGGCTTCTCGCCATATGCCTTGATACGGTTTTCGGCATCCTTTTTGGGAAAATCCTCTACGTTGTTACCGGAGGCAAGGTCAATCCGCTCATCGGCGCTTCGGGTATATCGGCCTTTCCCATGGCGGCCCGCGTCGCCCAGAAGGAAGGATTGAAGTATAACAAGAGAAATTATCTTCTCATGCACGCCATGGGAGCCAATGCCGGCGGGCAGGTCGGGTCGGTGATGGCGGCCGCCGTCATGCTCTCCGTCCTCAATGGAATGGGCCTCATCTAGGCATTAGAACAGGGAACGGAATTGAACGGGAGCCGGACAGGCTATGACTGTCCGGCCCTTTTTTTGGACGTTGTTGGGGGCAGAGAAAAGGGGGTGCCTGGAGTGGCACCGCAATTCGGTCTTTTCGTTCGATAGTGCTTGCTTCAAAGAAGTGACTTGTTATATAGTAGCTCAGTGTCAATCACAATCAAAGCAAGTGCAGATCTTTAGCTTGTCGGGGTGACTGGGGAGAGCGAATGCTCTCGGTCTGCTTGGTGACGCACGGAAAAAGGGGGTTCAAGGCCTATGGATTTTGTGCAGACTGCATCACTCGTGATCTTTCTGGCGAGCATCATCCTCGTCATAACAGGCTGGATCGACAGCGTTCTGGCCGCGTTGCTGGGCATCCTCTTCATGGTCTTCTTCGGGATCATGTCGGACATCGATGCCTTCAAGATCGTTGACTGGAACGTTATCATCATTCTCCTGTCCATCTGGATCATCTCCGGGTACTTCGGGAAGTCGGGGGTGCCCGATTTCCTCTCGGCGGCTATCCTCAGGTTGTCGAGGGGGAATGTGGCCCTCTTTGTGACCATGATCGGTGCGCTGGCCGGATTCGTCTCCATGCTGATCGACAACGTGGTCGTCGTCCTCATGTTCGCACCCGTCATCTTTCACGCCTGCCGGAGGTTCGGTTTCCCCGCCTTTGCGCCGGTGCTTTTCCTTGCCCTCTGTGCGAACTTCATGGGTACTGCAATGCTTCTTGGTGACCTGCCTCCCCAGATGCTCCACAGCGTCTCCGGCATCGAGTTCGCGGGTTTCATCTGGCAGCTGGGAAGGCCGTCCTCGTTATTTATCCTTCTCATTTCGTATGCGGTTACTTGCTGGGTCTTCTACATGATGTTCAAGAAGAAATACAGAGGCATAACCATGGACGTGGCATCCATGAATGAACGTCCTCTTGACCATATCAAGGACAAACCCTTTGCGATCACCGTGTGCGTCGTGTTCGCCCTCACGATCCTGGCCATGGCGCTAAGACCCATCTTCGGCTATCATCTCGGTTTCATAGCCATGTGGGGGGCCATCTGTCTCATCCTCGTTTTCGAGATGTTCAAAGACCGGTTCACCCTGGAGATACCGAGCCTGGAGCACGTCCTGTCTGAACTTGACTGGCGCGCCGTGTTCTTCTACGTGGCTCTCTTTGCCCTTGTCGGCGGTCTCGAGCATTCGGGCGTCATCAAGCTGGTGTCCAACATGATAACCCCGCTCATCAAAGAGAGCCTTGTGGTGGGAAGCAGTCTCCTTTTCTGGGTCACTGCTCCTATCGTGGGTATTGTCGAGCATGACGCCTATATTCTTACCATGCTCTACGTCATCCGTGACCTCGCGAAGGAGACGGGCATGAACCCCTGGCCCCTTTACTGGATGCTTCTGTGGGCCGGTACTCTCGGCAGCAACCTCACCATCGCCGGAGCGCCCGCGCTCTTCGTCGCGAAGAACCTTGGCGAGAAAGAGGACCAGGTGAAGGTGAAGCTCAAGGAGTTTCTCAGCATGACCGTTCCCTTCGTGATAGTATCGCTCATTGCCTGCTATATCCCGGCCATGCTTATCTGGGTCTTCCCGTTCGCGAAATAGGGAGGTGTATCATGGCAATATTGACAATTTCACGGCAGTTCGGCGGCGGAGCCAGGGCAATAGCCCTGAAGATCGCCCGGGACCTGGGCTACGAGTACATCGACAGGTCCACAATGTTCAAGGACATCTCGTCGGAGGGCCCGCGCTGGGGGACGTACGCGAAGGACTTCGATGAACACTATCCAAATGTCTGGGAGCGCAACGACTGGTCCTTCAAGGCCTTCGTCGCCATCATCCAGAACCTTATTTACAGCTACGCGCAGCGGGACAAGGTGATCATCGCCGGCACGGGAGCCACGTTCCTCCTGAAAGGGATCCCTCACGCCCTCAGGATAAGGATAGAGAGTTCCATGGAGGACCGCGTAAACAGGGTCCAGGGCGACCAGGTGATCAATGAGGCCACGGCCCGCTGGATCATCGAGAAGGTCGATGCCGACATGGCACGTTCCATGTACGTCATCTACGGCAAGGAATGGAACGATCGGAAGGAATTCGACGTGGTCTTCGACAGGTCGAAGCGGACCCAGGAGGAGATCATCGATGAGATCAAGAAGGGGCTTGCCGCGAAGGAGGCGTTAAGGACGAAGGAAGCGCTGGACATCCTCAACCTCAGGGCCGTTGCCGCGAAGGTGAAGGCCGCGATCCTGACGGACCCCTCCTTTACCGTTTCCTATCTCGACGTCGCTCCCAAAGAGGGGGGGATGCCCCGCTACGGGCTCATCGTGAGGGGTTTCGTGCACGAGACGGACGACGCGCAGAGCATCAAGGAAAGGGCGAAAGGCATCGCGGGCGATCTGCCGCTCGAGTTTGACATACAGTACCAGATGCTTCCACGGTTCGGCCACTTCGATTTCAGGTAGGATCGAGTTACGCAAGTTCCGACTCCCCGGTGATAAACGCCGGGGAGTTTTTTTGTCACGTCCCCTGTGCCGCCTCGCGGGCCAGGCGCTGGGATTTTATCTTCATGAGGGAGCTCGTCGTGGAGCGCTCCATTTCTTCAAGCTTCGACGTGATGAAGCGGATGGTCTCGGTCAGGCGGGGAATGAAGGAATGCTCGAGGGCGTTCACGCGCCGACGTGTCTTCTCCACTTCCTTGCTCAGCCGGCGGACCGTGTCCTCGGTCTCGGCCATGGAAAGGAGCTTCGGAAGGAACTCGCGGAGTTTCGCGATGGCCATGTCGAGTTCGGCCGACGTATGCACCAGGGAGTAGCGACCCGTGGCCTCCCCGTAAGCGATCTCCAGCTTCTGGACCCTGACGCTCATCAGCCGCGCGGGGCGGACCGTGAGCGCGAGGTCCTGCATGACCGATTCCAGCGCGTTCTCCGTGATGGAGCGTGACGAGGTGATCTCGGCAAGAACGAAGAGCTTCATGACGTAGGGGAGCTCCTCGTCGACGATCTGCCGCAGGTTGCGGTACTCGCGGGCTATGGTCATGAATTCCTTTATCAGGCCGTCGAGCTTGTCCTTGAGGAGTTTGTGCCCCCGGCGGGCGACGACGAGCCGGCGCCTGAGTTTCAGAAGCTCCATTCGTGTCGGGTTAACGGCGAGTCTCACAGCAATCCTCCGGGATCACGAGGTCTTCGGGTAGTAGCGTTCGATGAACTCATCGCGAACACGCTTCAAGAGGTTGGGCGGGAGCATGCCGAGAAGCTCCCAGCCGATGCGCAGGCTTTCCTCTATGGTCCGGTTCTCGTATTCGCCCTGGCGGACGAAGCGGTCCTCGAAGGCATCGGAGAATTTCACGAAAAGGACATCCTCTTCCGTCAGCGCCGATTCTCCGAGCACGACGGCGAGCTCCCTCGCGTTCTTTCCCTGGGCATAGGCCGCGTAGAGCTGGTTCATGACGTCCGAGTGGTCCTCCCGCGTCTTTCCGGCCCCGATGCCCTTGTCTTTGAGTCGCGAGAGGGACGGAAGGACGTCGACGGGCGGATAGATGCCCTGGGTGTGGAGAGGGCGGAGGATGATGATCTGCCCCTCGGTGATGTAGCCCGTCAGGTCGGGGATGGGGTGTGTCTTGTCGTCCTCGGGCATGGTGAGGACGGGGATCTGTGTTATGGACCCGTTCTTCCCCTTGATGCGTCCCGCGCGTTCATAGATCGTCGAAAGGTCGGTGTAGAGGTAACCCGGGTAGCCGCGGCGTCCGGGGACTTCCTTCCGTGCCGCCGAGATCTCCCGGAGGGCCTCGCAATAGTTGGTTATGTCCGTCAGGATGACGAGGACGTGCATGTCCTTCTCAAAGGCGAGGAACTCCGCCGTCGTCAGTGCCATGCGGGGGAGGGTGAGCCTTTCGATGGGCGGGTCGTCGGCAAGGTTGATGAAGAGGACGGAACGCTCTATGGCGCCTGTCTTCCTGAAATCGGCTATGAAGAACTCCGCCTCCTCGAATGTTATGCCCATGGCGGCGAAGACGACGGCAAACTTCTCACCCGTCTTGAGGACCGTTGCCTGTCTCGCGATCTGGGCGGCGATCCGGGAATGGGGCAGGCCCGAGCCGGAGAAGAGAGGCAGTTTCTGGCCCCTCACGAGGGTATTGAGAAGGTCGATTGTCGAAATGCCCGTCTGGATGAACTCATTCGGGTAGTCCCGGGCGTAAGGATTGATCTGGTTGCCGTTGACGTTGAGATACTTTTCGGGGATGATGGCGGGACCATCATCTATGGGCCGACCGGAGCCGTCGAAGACGCGGCCGAGCATGTCGATGGACATACCGAGCTCCATCCCTTTGGCGAGGAACTTTACCTTCACGTCCTGCGGAGAGAGCCCCCGGGTTCCCTCGAAGACCTGGACCATCGCCTTGCTTCCGTGTACCTCCAGGACCCGGCCCCTGCGGATGCTGCCGTCCTCCAGCTTTATGTCGGCAAGCTCTCCGTAGGTCACACCTTCCACGTCATCGACGAGCATGAGCGGCCCGGCGATCTCCTTCACTGTCCTGTACTCCCGAATGATGTTTCCCATCGTTTCATCTACCTCGCAATCTCATTACCAGACCAGCGCACGAATGCTGTTCACTATGTCCCCTTCGATGGAACTGAACCGTTCCAGCTCCTCCTCGGGAATAAGCCTTGCCCGTGTTATGTCCTCGAGAACGTTGAGCCGAAGAAGGGCCTCCAGAGTGGCTCCGTCGGCAAGCCCCGTCCGTATCTCGTCGTAGTAGCGCAGGATGAGATTGAGGAGCAGGAACTGCTTCCTCAGGGACGTGTACGTGTCGCGGTCGTCGAAGGCGTTCTGATGGAGGAAGTCCTCCCGGATCATCCTGGCGGCCTGCATGAGGAGCCTGTCCTCGAGGGAAAGGGCGTCGATGCCGACGAGCCTGACGAGCTCGTCCAGTTCCGCTTCTTTCTGAAGGATGGTCATGGCCCGTTTCCTGTTGACGGACCACATCTTGTCTATCTTGTCGTCCGCGTCGGCGTCGACGATGTCCTGGTAGAGCGAATAGGACGACAGCCAGTTGATGGCCGGGAAATGCCTGGCGAAGGCCAGCTTGTCGTCGAGGCCCCAGTAGACCTTGACGACGCGGAGCGTTGTCTGCACGACGGGTTCCGAAAGGTCGCCTCCGGGAGGGGAAACGGCCCCGATGATGGAGACCGCACCGCGGCGGTCATCGGTGCCTATGCACATGACCGAGCCTGCCCTTTCATAGAAACCGGCAATGCGGGAGCCGAGGTAGGCGGGGTAGCCTTCTTCCCCGGGCATTTCCTCGAGGCGGCCCGATATCTCCCGCATGGCCTCGGCCCAGCGGCTTGTGGAATCGGCCATGAGAGCGACGGAGTATCCCATATCGCGGAAGTACTCGGCGATGGCGATCCCCGTAAAAACGCTTGCCTCTCGGGCCGCGACAGGCATGTTGGACGTGTTGGCGATAAGGACCGTGCGTTCCATCAGGGGTTCTCCCGACTGAGGGTCCTTGAGGTGGGGGAATTCCATGAGAACGTCGGTCATCTCGTTGCCGCGCTCGCCGCAGCCGACATACACGACGATCTGCGCGTCGGCCCACTTGGCGAGCTGGTGCTGCACGACGGTCTTGCCGCTCCCGAAGGGTCCCGGGACGCAGGCGGTGCCGCCCTTCGTTATGGGGAAGAACATGTCGATGATGCGCTGCCCCGTCGTCATGGTCTGAGTTGGAGGCACCTTCCGCTTTGTCGGGCGCGGGTCGCGGACAGGCCATCTCTGGACCATCGTCACACCGAAGGGGCCCTCGGGACTCTGTATGACGGCGATCTCCGTGTCCACGTTCCCCGTTACGGGACGTATCTTCCCCACGGTCCCCGACTTGCCCGGCGGGACCATGATCTTGTGGCTGACAAGAGCGCTCTCCTCTACGGTTCCCAGGATGTCGCCCCCTTTCACGACATCGCCGACGCGGGCCAGCGGTACGAAATCCCATTTCTTTGTCCTGTCGAGGGCCGGGCGTTGGGTTCCCCTCACGATGTATTCTCCGAAATCCTGCGCCAGGACATCGAGAGGTCTCTGGATGCCGTCATAGATGGAACGGATAAGACCGGGACCCAGCTCGACGCTGAGCGGTTCGCCGGTGCGCACAACGGGTTGACCGGGACCTATTCCTTCCGTTTCCTCGTATGTCTGTATCGAGTACTCCTCACCCTTGATCTCGATGATCTCGCCGAAGAGCTTGATCTCACCCACACGGACCATCTCGAACATGCGCGCGCCCGACAGGCCCCTGGCAACGACCAGCGGTCCCGAGACCTTTATCACCTCTCCACTTATTCCATCCATGCTGTCATCCCTCATTCCTGTTCACTCGTTTCAGTATCTTCCTTCTTGAAAAGGTCTATACCCATGGAGCGTTCGATGGCCTTTCTCATCTCGTTGTACCCCGTCCTCGGGCTGTCTTCATACATGGGGACCACCGTGAGAATGACGTCGCTCCGTGACCGGAATTCCTCGACCACCTCCGGAGCCTCAGCCGCGATGCTCTCGGTGACGAGAATGAGCCCTATGTCGCTCCTGCGCGAAAGCATGAAGAGCTCCTCGGCAAGGTCTTTCGGGTCCGATACGGCCACGATCTCGAAACCGATGCCCTTGAAGCCCAGGATCAGGTGCTTCTCGCCAACAATGCAAGCCTTAGCCATAGACATACCTCAACCGCGGACCCAGGATATCCTCGTTTATCCTGTTGATCTTTCCCGTGACGACGAGCTTGAGGTTCTGGATCTCGGCCTCAAGCGCCATGAGGAAGGCGAAGACCCGTTCGGGTCCCGACGTTTCGAGGCGCGCGAAGGCGGAGAGGTGAAGGACGAAATTAGTTACCTTCAGCTCGAATGTGGAGATCTGGTCGTCGTAGGGCATCTGCAGTGCGCGGGCCAGCACGTCCCCGATCTCGCCTCCCACCAGCTCCGGCCACATGGCAGGGTCCGGCGCGCCCGCCAGGTCCATGATGAGGGGGTTTTCCTCTCCCACGGGCAGGAAAAGATCGATGACCTGTTTCAGGTCGCGACCCTGTCTCTGCACGCGCCACAGGGAGGAAACGGCATGCCCCAGGACGCTTTCCTGAACGCAGGAGCGGATGAGGGGACTGTCGATCTCGTCGGCCAGCATGAGCAGGTGGCGGAGGTATGCCCCGTCGACGAACATGTCGGACATGGATTCATCGAGCTCGCCGAGGTCTATTCCCGCGCCGGTGATCCGGTCCCTGAAAGGGGCGGGCAGGTCAGCATAATCTCCATCGAGAACGGCGCCTATTACCTGTTCCCTGACCATGCCCGGCAGGAAACGGCTGTCTATGCCGGAAAGGGCGCTCTTTATGTTGAGATAGTCGTTTCGTATGAGGAAGAGGTCAACGGGAACGGGTGAAGGGCACTCGGCCCTGACCGATGTGGCGAGGTCGTAGAAGCATTCGTCGGCAATGGCGCTGAAATCATCCCAGGGGACGCCGGGATCGAGATAGTCCTCGATCAGTGTTCCCTGAAGGTGCTGGTACACGTCTTCCGTATGATGCATCTCTATGACGAGGGTGAAGAACTCCCTGGGCAAGAGCTTCGTTTCAAGCGCGCTGATCCTGCCGCAGACGAAACCCCAGTCAGGTCGGTTCTTGATGAAAGGCAACATGTAGCCGGCAGACAGTCTCATTCGCGTGCAAGGTCCTCAGCGATCTCAGGCAGGATCGATCTCTCTATATCCTGAAATATGGTGCCTATCGTTGCGTCCACCTCAAAGTCATCGCTTATGAAGATGAATCCGCCCCTTTCCGGGAGCGGGTCCCGGTCGATCTCGATCGCCGTTCTCTCACCACCCTCTGACGCCATGCCGTCCAGAAGTTTTGAGAATACCTCCCTGTCATCGGGGTGGACCCGTATCCGCCCTTTCCCGCCGTGGACGATCTTTTCGAGGAAACCTTCCATCACCCGTCCATACTCATCGGCGGGCCAGGCGAGAACCGTCTCGCGGGCCCTGTCGAAGATGGCCCGCAGGGAGGCGTTTCTCGCTTCGAGGTACTCTTTTCCGGCAGTTCCCTGGAAGTGGGCCAGTTTTCGGGCATACTCTTCCTCGATGAGACGGGAACGGGCCTCATACTGGTACTCGAATTCCCGACGCAGGTTCTCCTTCTGGATATCCAGCTTCTCTTTCGCCTGTCTCGCGGCGGCGGCATTGATGTGTTCCGCCTCTGTCCTTGATGCCTTCAATACCGCTTCTTTGATCTTGTCAAGACTCATGGCCCCGCACGGCTCCTTTATCCGTCTACTGTGGCAAGAGCTGCAGCACAGAGGGTTGCGTGAGGAAGATTATGAAGAGGATCGTCGCAAGGAGGGCCACGACGGCGTAGGTCTCGACGAAGGCGGGGAAGAGGATGGCCCGCCCCGCTGATTCCGGTCGTCTCGCGATGAGCGCGATCCCGGCGGCCGATGCCTCTCCCTGCTTTATGGAAGAGACGAGCTGGGCGATCCCGTTACCGAGGCCGATGAAGAAAAGAGCGAGGCCCGTCCCGAGGGATATCTTGAGGTTTCCCCCCCCGATGAGTCCCGTCTGGGTCATGATGAGGATGGCGGCGATAAAGCCGTAGAATCCCTGCGTGCCCGGCAAGGCGATCATGATGAGCATGCGCCCGAAAAGCTCCGGTTTCTCGCGCATCACTCCCGCTCCGGCATGGGAGGCGATGGCGATCCCGCAGGCCGAACCGGCGCCCGCCAGGCCAAAGGTGAGGCCCGCCCCCGCGTAGCAAAGACCGCGACCAATCTCGATCCATTCTGGGGTCATTGTATTCTTCCTCCAAGGTTTTTGTGATTATCCATTTTTTGTGCCCTCCTTTTTCATCTCGCACAGCGGCGAGTCGAACCCGAGGGGCTGGAAGGGCCGCGCCCCCGCGTCATAGAAGCGCCCGAAGAACTCGACGAATATGAGGCGCATCGAGTGGACGAAGGCGCCCAGTAGACTGATGACGAAGTTGAAAAGATGGCCCGCGACGACGATGAAGATGAAACAGAAGAGTCCCACGTAGGGAATGTCCCTCAAGAGCCCGCCGAGCATGTTGAAGGTCGTGCCCACGATCGACGTGGTGAGACCGAGGGCAAGCAGCCGGCAATAGGAGAGGACGTCGCCGATGAAGGCGGTGATCCCGTAGCTTCCCACGATCCCGTAGAGGCTGACGACCCCGCCCAGGATGCGGGCGACAGGGCCCTTCATGTCCCGTCCCTGCGTCAGGATGAGCCCGAGCGCCCCGGCGCCGAACAGCGCGAGACCGGTCCGGTAAAGGGTCTGGGGAGTATCGATGAAAAGCTTGCTGACGATTATGAGCAGGCCAGGGAGTGTCAGGTACCAGAAGAGACCGTCAAAGACGGCACTCTTCCAGTCTCCCTTCCTGATCGCCCCGTACATTCTGAGGGCGATCCCGAAGAACTGGTTCAGGACGCCGATCAAAAGGGCAAAGAGCAGGGCGTAGATCGTCTTGCTTATGGGGTCGAGAACCACGAAAAAGGCCTGGACTCGCATGAGGAGATTGTTCTCGCCGAGATACTTCTCCATGTAGAGGTCGCCGAACCAGGACCCCAGCAGGGCCCCGAAGATGACGGTGCTTATGCCGCCGCCAAGAAGGATGCGGCCGAAGTCCGCCACGCCCTGGTATTGCTTTGTTCTCTTTATCAGGTAAAGGGAAGTGGCGATGAGCATAAGGCCGTATCCCACATCGGAAAAGCATATGCCAAAGAAGAGATAGAAGTTTATGTGCAAATAGGGTGTCGGGTCGAAGCTGCGATACGGCGGCAGACCGAACATCTCCACCAGCAGTGAGAGAGGCCGGAAGACCTTCGGGAGGGAGAGGCTCACCGGCACGTTCTCGTCCTCGGAAGGATCGTCGAGGATGACCACGGAGTCGGGAAACTCTTTGGCGAAGGCGCTCTGCAGGCGTTCCACATCCCGGGCCCGTATGTACCCGGTGAGGAGATGGACCCATTTTCCACCGAGTGTCTTCGTCAGTGCCAGGCGCTCGTTCCTTGCGGCGGTCCAGAATGCCTTGAGGATGATGAGGGAGCGCCTGTCGGAGGCAAGCGCCCTGACCCTGGCGATGGTCTCATCGATCGTTGTGGAAAGCTGGACGAGGTCCTCCTCAAGAGCCCTGACGTGGTCTCCTATCGTGCCGGAGAGGTCGGGAAGGCCCGTTTCTATAAAGGAAAGCCGGGACAGCTCATCCTTCACCTCGTCCGCGTCGTCAGCAAGGACAGCGATGAGTACCCTGACGTTGTCCCTGTTCGCTGTCTTCTGCCCGCCCGGGGCGGGTGTGAACCCGGAGGGATAGACGCCGCAGGTGTCGGACCCTTCCTCGATCGGTTCCCACGCGATATCGGTTAAGGGGGATGCCGGTCCCGAGAGATGCTCCAGGTTCTTGCGGGGCAGATGACCGAACAGGAGACGGACCCGGCGGGGACGGTGAAAGTCTTCCATTGTGAACGACAGGTCGCACAGGGGCATCAACGTTGCCAGGCGGTTCTCGATATCGCCCTTTGCGCGTTCGCTGCGCCTGAGTATCTCGTCGAGCTCATTTGCCTCACGGGAGCGGCCAGCGAGGTCGTAGTTCTCCGTCGCGTTCTTGAGCTCCTGTTTATCGATCATCTGGGGGACTGGCGTCAGGCCCTGAAAGAACCCCTGTTCCTCAGGCGCGTATGTCTTGAGGAGGTTCAGTATGGCGTCGATCTTGTGCAGTATGTCATCAATGTCTTCTGTGGAGACACCTTTGATCCTCAGGTCGGGGGCCGTGTCCGTGAGACCTTCGGAGGCGTCGGTGACGTCAACGACGCCAAGGGAGCTGACGGTGCGCAGAAGGCGCTTGCTGCTGTGCATGGGGCTCAGGATCGTCAGCTTCTTAATGGGGTCTATCGCCATTCGTTTACCAGTTGTGGAACCTGTCCAGTATCCTGTTGACCCCGCGGGTAGAGAACTCTTCGGGCGCTTCCCTGACCGCCCGGAGTTTTTCGGCGTGCTGCGCGGAAGCCCGGGAGAGGGATTCTGCAAATCCTTTCTCCACCTCAGTCTTGAACTGAGCAAGGCGGGCCTCGAGCTCGGCAGTAAGCTCCTCGCGGTACCTGGCGAGCTCGTCATCTACCGATGCGAGGACCGCTTTGGACCCGGTGTGGGCAGCCTCGATGATGCCGTCCGCCTCCTGTTCCAGCGATATTATGTTGTCAAGCAGGGATGTCATATCGTCGTTCCTTCTCGTCATTCGAAAGGTTATGCGATATCAACCGAAAGACAGGTCCGGCTGGATGAATAAGCAATTGAGCACTATTGTTACATGGATGGGGTACTGTATGTCAAGTTTTTTCTATCCAGTGATAAACAGGTGCATACAATGATACACAGGCGAATCCGCACGGGTTTCCGGGGCTCATTGTATCTTGTCGATATCCCTGGATTTGCCGATAACTATCAGGATCTCGCTGTCCTTGATCACATAATTGGGAGGTACCATCGTCACTGTGTCGGTCAGGGTGTCCCGTATGGCAATGACGTTGATATTGTGCTTGCTCCTCAGGTGAACATCCGCCAGGGTTTTTCCCTGAAAGGCGGCGGGTGGGGCGATCTCGCCGATGATATAGTCCTCCGCCAGGGGAATGTAATCGAGTATGTTGGGAGATATGAGGCTTCTGGCCACCTTGCTTGCCATCTCCTTCTCGGGGATTATGACCTCTGTGGCCCCGACGCTCTCCAGGACCTGCTTGTATTCGACGTTGGGAGCCTTCACGATGATGTTCCTGATCTTCATCTGCTTGAGGTGGAGGGTGATGAGCGTGCTCGCCGCAAGGTCCTCGCCGAAGGATACGACGACGACGTCGTTCTCTCTGAGCCCCAGCGATTCCAGGACGTTTTTCTCCAGTCCGTCGCTCACTATCGCCTTCGTGGCGAAGTCGGCCATGTTCTGCACCACGTCCTTGTTCTTATCGATGGCGATGACCTCCATGCCGTTTTCGTAGAGTTCTTTTACCAGGTTGAAGCCGAAGATCCCGATACCGATGACGACGACCCTTTTCATGTATCCTCCCTAACCGACCATGACCGTTTCCTCGGCATAGGCGATGCTTTTCTTCCGTGACGCGAGAGTGAGCGAAAGCGCCAGCGTGAGGGGGCCGACGCGCCCGGCGAACATAAGAGCAATAACTGCCAGCTTTTGCGCCGTGCTCAGATGGGGCGTGACGCCCATGGAGAGGCCCACGGTGCCGAAAGCGGAAACGGCCTCAAAAAGGTATTCCAGGAACAAATGACGCGTCCTGTCCGGCGGCAACGACAGCGAAGGGGAGAAAAGAAGGAACGAGGTGATGAGCACGATCGAGAACGCCGAGGCGAAGATGATGGAGATCGTCTTGGTGACGGTCTCCTCG is a genomic window of Syntrophorhabdus sp. containing:
- a CDS encoding V-type ATPase subunit, giving the protein MRLSAGYMLPFIKNRPDWGFVCGRISALETKLLPREFFTLVIEMHHTEDVYQHLQGTLIEDYLDPGVPWDDFSAIADECFYDLATSVRAECPSPVPVDLFLIRNDYLNIKSALSGIDSRFLPGMVREQVIGAVLDGDYADLPAPFRDRITGAGIDLGELDESMSDMFVDGAYLRHLLMLADEIDSPLIRSCVQESVLGHAVSSLWRVQRQGRDLKQVIDLFLPVGEENPLIMDLAGAPDPAMWPELVGGEIGDVLARALQMPYDDQISTFELKVTNFVLHLSAFARLETSGPERVFAFLMALEAEIQNLKLVVTGKINRINEDILGPRLRYVYG
- a CDS encoding V-type ATP synthase subunit K → MTPEWIEIGRGLCYAGAGLTFGLAGAGSACGIAIASHAGAGVMREKPELFGRMLIMIALPGTQGFYGFIAAILIMTQTGLIGGGNLKISLGTGLALFFIGLGNGIAQLVSSIKQGEASAAGIALIARRPESAGRAILFPAFVETYAVVALLATILFIIFLTQPSVLQLLPQ
- a CDS encoding TrkA family potassium uptake protein translates to MKRVVVIGIGIFGFNLVKELYENGMEVIAIDKNKDVVQNMADFATKAIVSDGLEKNVLESLGLRENDVVVVSFGEDLAASTLITLHLKQMKIRNIIVKAPNVEYKQVLESVGATEVIIPEKEMASKVARSLISPNILDYIPLAEDYIIGEIAPPAAFQGKTLADVHLRSKHNINVIAIRDTLTDTVTMVPPNYVIKDSEILIVIGKSRDIDKIQ